A single region of the Changchengzhania lutea genome encodes:
- the miaA gene encoding tRNA (adenosine(37)-N6)-dimethylallyltransferase MiaA has product MDFKTKYLIAVIGPTAIGKTALSIKLAQHFKTQIISADSRQFYKEMQIGTAAPTDEELRAAPHHFIHHKSIHDDYNVGAFEKDALLKLDELYRDNNLVILVGGSGLYVDAVTKGLDYFPEVNPEIRNELNIELKEKGLTHLQEKLQKLDNESYQNIAIDNPHRVIRALEICLGTGKPYSSFLNKGKVSRNFKTITIGLDAERPTIYDRINKRVDIMMAMGLLDEVKQLQKQQQLNALNTVGYKELFNYLKGTWDFDFAISEIKKNSRRFAKRQLTWFKRNKQTLWFPYDTSLENITTEIEKIITEND; this is encoded by the coding sequence ATAGATTTTAAAACTAAATACCTCATCGCCGTTATAGGGCCAACTGCTATAGGGAAAACAGCGCTTAGTATAAAGTTAGCACAACATTTTAAAACTCAAATTATATCAGCAGATTCTAGACAGTTTTATAAAGAAATGCAAATCGGAACTGCGGCACCAACCGATGAAGAATTACGTGCAGCTCCCCATCATTTTATTCATCATAAATCTATCCATGACGATTACAATGTAGGTGCATTTGAAAAGGATGCCTTACTGAAATTAGATGAACTTTACAGAGATAATAACCTTGTTATTTTGGTTGGGGGTTCTGGGTTATATGTAGATGCAGTAACCAAAGGACTGGATTATTTTCCCGAGGTTAACCCAGAAATTAGAAATGAATTAAATATTGAACTCAAAGAAAAAGGACTGACCCATTTACAGGAAAAATTACAAAAACTGGACAATGAATCTTATCAAAATATAGCCATTGATAACCCGCATCGCGTTATTAGAGCTTTGGAAATTTGTTTGGGAACGGGCAAACCCTACTCCTCATTTCTAAATAAAGGTAAGGTTTCGCGAAACTTTAAAACCATCACTATTGGTCTTGATGCAGAAAGGCCTACCATTTACGACCGGATTAATAAACGTGTTGATATCATGATGGCCATGGGGTTGTTAGATGAAGTGAAACAACTTCAAAAGCAGCAACAATTAAATGCCTTAAATACGGTGGGTTACAAAGAACTTTTTAATTACTTAAAAGGAACATGGGATTTCGACTTTGCCATCTCAGAAATAAAGAAAAATAGTCGTCGCTTTGCAAAACGACAACTCACATGGTTTAAAAGAAATAAACAAACCCTTTGGTTTCCATACGATACTTCACTTGAAAATATTACCACGGAAATTGAAAAGATTATAACTGAAAATGATTAA
- a CDS encoding TerC family protein, with translation MLDFLLTGDALMALITLTFLEIILGIDNIVFISIAANKLPKNQRSKATNIGLLLAMVQRIILLFFVSFLVGLKQPFYHLETSWLTVSVSWQALILFAGGMFLIYKSTSEIRDKVETPTHDRDTVKNKRINSLSQAIVQIIIIDFIFSIDSILTAVGMTNGLHPNHNYTLVLMIIAVMISIAIMIGFANPIRKFIDVHPSIQMLGLAFLILIGFMLITEAAHLSETSLFGKTVGAIPKGYLYFAIAFSLFVEFLNYRITKKTQNPKD, from the coding sequence GTGTTAGACTTTTTACTTACGGGAGATGCCTTAATGGCACTAATAACTTTGACGTTTTTAGAAATTATTTTAGGTATTGATAATATTGTGTTCATCTCTATTGCCGCCAATAAATTGCCAAAAAACCAACGCAGTAAAGCTACCAACATCGGGTTGTTACTAGCCATGGTTCAAAGGATTATTTTATTATTTTTTGTATCGTTCTTAGTTGGTCTAAAACAACCATTTTATCATTTAGAAACCTCATGGCTAACTGTTAGCGTAAGCTGGCAAGCCCTTATATTGTTTGCAGGCGGTATGTTTCTAATTTATAAAAGTACTTCAGAAATACGGGATAAGGTTGAGACACCCACTCATGATAGAGATACTGTTAAAAATAAACGCATTAACTCCCTATCTCAAGCTATTGTACAAATTATAATTATCGATTTTATATTTTCAATCGATTCTATACTGACGGCTGTTGGGATGACAAACGGCTTACATCCTAACCATAACTACACCTTAGTACTCATGATTATTGCCGTAATGATTTCCATTGCTATTATGATTGGGTTTGCCAACCCTATTAGAAAATTTATTGATGTACACCCCAGTATTCAAATGCTAGGTTTGGCCTTTTTAATCTTGATAGGTTTTATGTTGATTACGGAAGCCGCCCATCTTTCTGAAACGTCCCTATTTGGAAAAACAGTTGGTGCTATTCCTAAAGGCTATCTTTATTTTGCCATTGCATTTTCGCTATTTGTGGAATTTTTGAATTACAGAATTACTAAAAAGACCCAGAACCCTAAAGATTAG